TTCCTAGGAATAGACATTCTATGAACAAACACTTAAATAAATTGTTTTTCTTGAGTAGCATGGTAAAATAATTCTCATAAAAGCATATTCCATGCTTTactgctttttatttttttggtcctTTTTGTAGACTAATAACACTTTTGAAGTAGTTTTCTTTCAGGAATTGTAGGAGCAACAGTAGCAGGAGTTGTTCTCTTTGCTGGACTTACACTTGCAACGTTTTCTTTGAGCAAGCGGAACACTTCAAGTAAGTTGTTATTTTTCTTGGTTGTAAATGCCCATTTTGCCTTCTTTGAAATGTTCTAGGCTTAATGCCATCATTGGTATTTTATCAAGTTTTATGTATCATTCTTATGTAGATTTGTTGGTCTGTTTTCAAAATAGGTTTATTAAACAGCTGGTTAGTTTGTCCACTTTTCATTACTATTTTGTTGTGTGTATGAATGTGGTTGATGTTATGGACAGGACCAAAGCAACAGATGGAGCCCTTGACACCACAAGAAGAAGTCTCATTGGTCTGTGAGAATTTGAATAGTACCGTTCAGGACAATGGAAATGAGTCTAGTAGTAATGGAAGCAAGACAAATTTAGACAAGAATTCCTCTTCATCTCAAGAGCATGACAAATCTTTAATTGAAAATCGACTCAATGATGGTAAGGATGATGTGACCTCATCTGCACCAAATGTTATACTTGCCTCCAATGCGGTTGAAGCCATTAGCAATACTTCCATGCCAGATGATTTCCAATATGAATCGGCTTTTAATGACATGTCAGTTGCTTCTGAATTGCCTGAATCTGAGATTATTAATGGCTCCTCTAGATTTAAAGAATTAGATGACAGCCGCACTGTTAGTGCAAAAGATCTGAATCCTGAACTCAAAGTGAACCTAGTTGATACCAAATTTAGTGATTCATCTGCCTCTGATGGGACTGCACCTCAGGAGGGATTGCCTGGTTCAAGGGAAGCAGAAACTTGTGAATTTTTATTGGACTATTCTTCTGCTTCTATTGCACATACTGGTGAGCCTCTGGCTGTGAATATCTCAGTCAACCCTGAGGTGGATGCAGACCTGGAACCCTACATTGTGTCTAAACATGATGTAAAGACAGCAAACCCAGTTTCAACGGAGGAAAATCTTGACCTGCAAATGGGACTAGAGCTTTCAGCTAAGGAAAGTGATAAGTCTCTGGAAgagaataatttaaatggaagTACAACATCTGGAACAACTTCTTTATCTGCATTATTGCATCCTGTTGAAAGTGAACATGAAAATGAGATCACTAGAAGCAGAAAATTCTACGAAGTGCCAATGCCTCAAAATTCATTCTCTGCTGGTATTCCTGCTCCATCTGTAGTTTCTGCAGCTCTACAGGTGCTTCCTGGTAAGGTTTTGGTTCCTGCAGTTGTTGATCAAGTTCAAGGCCAGGCACTAGCAGCATTGCAAATTCTGAAGGTAGTTTTTTCCCATTCTTATGAACTCTTTAGTGAATACAAGGCAAGTGTGTCTTAAAATGCTGGAAAGATAACTTGATTTAAGTTAAATAAATTTGCTGTTGCCTGCATAGCTGCATATATCTGTTTGACAAGGAAGAGTAAAAGAGAGTTATTTCTGTAGAAATGTCCAAACATAGGCTCCACAACAGATAATCATATTTATATGGTTTTCGGCACCTTGTTAGGTTCAGTTTGCCAATACAAATGTGAGGAGAACCTTCTTTGAGGGTCCAAGTAACTATATAGGGAGAGGGCGCAATGACGGCATGCCTAAATTGATCTCAGCAGAGTCAGCACAAAGAGTTTTGAGCTAACTACAAAAGTCTGATTGAAAGTGAGACAGCTGGAAAGAAGTTTATGACATTCCACTTGAAGATGCTCTCAGTAATTAATTTGCTACAATATaataaatgaatttaaaatttcagAAAATCCAGTGATTTTGGGCTTCCATGCCctataaaattctttaaaaaattttttaaaaataaatttgtattaATTCCAATAATCTATTAGCTTTTTCTTGTTACAAATTAAAGAATTTTATTTGTAGAAAGGAGAAAGATACTAGTGCCGAGGCAAGGAATACTACAACCAAGCAAGGAAGTAACAAACAGAAGGGAAAATATCCGCAGTATAAAGCTACCGAAGTAAAGAACTCCAGTCTCACTGAATATTAGCTAAAGAGACACCTCTAGAAAAGCCATTTGTGGAGCAATAAACAAGAAAAAACTATCGACTCCAAACAAAAATAAGAGTGGCAATACCATTGAAGGTTCTAGTGTTCCTCTTTGATCATGTGCACCAAATAATTGCAGCTTTTTTCTCCTTCCTAAAGTCCCTAAAATGAAGAAGGCAAAGATTATATCCAAGGACAAATGAAATGCTCCTCAAAAGCACCATACAGATATATTCCATGAGAGAAGACAATAGAAAACAAATGTAAACAAGTCTCCTATTTCTATGACAAAGCATACATATGTCTAGAGATGGTGCTTTATTTTGCATTTTCCTCTGAAGCAAAACATTGGTGTTGATATGTTTTCAGGACTGCGTTCCAAGTGAAAACCTTCATTCTTTGAGGGAGTgttagttttccaaacaaaggaATGTAAGGGGGAAAGAAATTAACCTCTTTCTttattcaaaaacaaaaaatcagGGTAAAGAAAAATTGTACTTGGAAGTTGGAACATGAGTCAAACAAATGAAGAAAGACTTGCAAGTACAATTCGCAGAACTATCCAAAGCCTAACATCTTTGATCTCTCCCTAAAGATCTATTAAAAGAACCAAGCATAGTCAACAAAAATTTTATCATTCATCTCTCTCATGTTCAAATTCCTTGCACAAAGAAAATTCTACGACTGTATGCACCCTTATGGAAAAACTCAGAGATTGGAGCATCATGAAGCCTAGACAAATGGAAACAATGGGAAGAACTTGTGGCAAAGGAGCATCTCAACCTAATTATCCTCCCAAAAGTGAATTTTGTCCCTATTACCAAATGTGTAACAACTAACAAACACATGGGGAAAAGATGGGATATGTGTGAAACTAATTTCCAAGGATTCTATGCAAGTAATATTAGCTCGAACTTTGCATCTTGTGTGTTCCATTGAATCCCAGCTATATTTTCGTCACCATTTACTCCAGATTCTTTAAGAGATCATTTTCTTCACAACTGTGTCCGCCCACACTGCCAAATCCATATATGCACATATGAGCTTTGCAACACCCACCCCAGACCCTTGGTAGTGTGATTTTTCCTCCACAGCAATGAGGAGGTAAAAATCAACTTGCTACAGATATGTTATGCCAGAGAGAATTAAGCTCTAATGAAAGCCGCCAAAATTGCTTTCTCACCAATAAAAGTTTTTTGGACACCAAATTTCCCAGACTCCAACCCTCCTTCCTTGTGAACCTACCAACAATTTCTCAACTCACAAGACAATCATTAGTCCTTGCCCCCTATTTTAGATCATAGAAAACCCCTCATTCAACTTCTTGAACTTACGATTCACTAGATATCCTCATAGAGAACCTAAAATAAGACAAATAATACAACAGGATAGAAGAGCGGCACTTAGTGCTAGCAATATGACCCCCTAGAGTAAAAAGAGACGCCTTCCACCCATTTAACCTCTTAGACATTCTCTCTCTCATAAACTGTTGTGGATTTACCACATGTGTAATATGTAACGTCTCTAAATTTTCTTAATATGAAAtatcacataatagataaaatggtcaatccgaacccatgggtaacgaggacacccgtcaaacacagcggaattctaagcagcagtaaatataaaatccaaacatttatccataaaacataatactagaaacataataccagagtttactacatctcccaatactgtacatatatacaatcctcaaaatatcaaaatgacacTAGTACCTTATAACAAAATCTACTGATCCTAGCACATAGCTTACCCTTCTattagggaagcaccaatcactcaacggcggtcctgacccgccggtctctttgggtttcctgaaaatcatttaatgttgggggtgagacacttctcagtaagggaaaataaactaaatacagttgtgtggcagcATAaacatttaatgcatttatacaaaTACAGTACGTTCATAGATCGGaaaaacgttcatcatatcatactgaataatcatatattttcatatttgctaataactcataacgtacataaacatATGTTATAATAGTAGTACAGAAAAtacacccaggatgaatagctaactagtgtcatgtattaccccccatgacgggttgtgtagcttgaaggcgggacccgacaatggctaacCAACCACTCCCGAGTCAAATatatctataagtacgatgggcccgccacaccctggtccgaactgtcaagtggacgtccacactctactgaaagccacataaactatccatctcctatccactcgtgggatggttagcactaatctgacgtagatatctgatctacacatatagttatagtaccgagccctgaactgaactaaactaacatcctggttgtaataacatataatacatgaacatacataacatcatcacggcctcgtgccgaaaacatagatacgtcctcgtgccgaaatcgtaaatacatggccttgcgtcaaaatcgtaaatacggcctcatgccgataatataaatacatggcctcgcgccaaaatcgtaaatacggcctcgtgccgataatataaatacggccttgtgccgataacataaatacatggccttgcgccagatacatttcaggtatttacattctgaaaataactcatttatcatatattcgtcaaacttaGTATAGCATAattcgtcttttcaaaatacctgaaaatatgttttgctcgtaaaatcattcatatcatgattcacttcacataaaataatgttcacgccacacatatgccgtttaaagtcatgtttcatattctaaaatcatcatttctggcatctcatacatacatatgcattttaatcataatagcagtattttccaaacatacatttcatatgtgataaacaaatatagcatagatttttctgaaaataaatgtgctcataattaataataacttgcatggaaaataactactttagtttattcccttacctgactactgagaaagtcTCCAAATATcttaggctaacccccgtatgacttcctaatcaataccctgaaattcaaaactctcagtattaaacatcagtattttcatgggtatatcaatttctataactaccataaagtctaattgggcttaaaaagccttacctcaacttagggatgattttcaacttgcttttcccaacgatctgctccgacaaactcgtagagaactacgctaggagcgtcgtggcaGTTTcggatcttcgatccggcgactggcgaggccaaaatcgaagaaagagagtgagagagccgaagaggagagagagagagtggagaggaagcttcaaatgaaataaaaatcggatttttagtatttatagacagcagaattcgtcgacgagcccgaccttcgtcgacgaaatctagtcttcgtcgacgaaattcagtcagctcaaaacctccctctcagtattttcttgtcgacgaggccctgtgttcatcaacgaaatccttaaagcctttgttgacgaaaccctatgttcgtcgacgaagcttggtagcttccttctttatttttgtttccattcccctttcttttatcatttaaatttcattttaattcgggtcgttacataataGGTCAACCACACCGCATCTTGCCACCCTAACATAATGAGAAAGAACATGCAATTCTACGCCAAGACCTGCATCTGCACTCCTAGACAATTAATACTCAATCCTGAGACACTCAAAATTCTGCAAAATGTGTCCTTCCCATGTTTTCTAGGTAATTATGGCAAAGGTTGCGAGGCTCTTAGTTTTGAATTGGTGGGCAACACATTATTTCATAAGGATAATGTGAGAATGCATTTAGGATGAAATCAAAACCAAGCacaaaaacaaatcaaaaaaatatgaagtaagaaatagaaaaacaaattgatctaaaaacccaaattaaaacagattaataaataaatgaaaagcaAAAGATCACTGGTTGAAggaataaaaacaaagaaaaccaAACAGATAACACaggaaaataaatgaaaatgcagaacagaaagaaaacaaagaaataaacACAAAGCAGAGCCTTACCGATGATTTATATAttctaatttgttttttttttttcctatcagAAGCTCATTTCCCTTAAATGTAAACAATGCATGCTAATTGCCATCGAAAAACATTAAAGCATACTACTGCAGGTGATGTAAAATTAAACAGGAAGGCGCATGATACGTTCATGGTAGGCTTTCTGTTCTCGGTGTTGTTTAAGGTGGAGCAAAGAATTCATTCAAATAAGAGTCAAACGACAAGGCACACAGGTGAAAGAGATCCTTAGGTAGAATCTCATCCCCAATAGAATCCCGTAGGATGTACAACTCCACTTGTTTAGGTACTTTTTCTTCAGAGTTGTCCAATTCAAATTCCAGAGTCTGAAACTATCTGCACTCTCTGGGTTCGATATGGTAAAGGTGGGGGTAGTTTCACATATCATCAAGATCTATATCAGATCATTTGGTGCATTTGATGCACTTCTCTAATATGACTTTTGTGAGATTACAGTGTTTTTTCAGCTCCAATCAGTCCAAATGGGAGGATGATCTCTTTCATCTGTCATGTCCCCAACAACAAAGCCTTGAACCAGTTAGTGACCCAGAGACTTTAATTTTGCTAATAAAAGCTTCAAGTCGTTAACGTTGCTGATTTAATTGTTGATCCCATGGCTTGGTTTCTTTATATCTACAAGATTCTCAGAAAATCTCTGGAACTACTGCCATTTTTCATTGGTCAAGGGATGTGAATTTCTTAACTATATTGAGGAGAGTACAGTATTTCCATATTTGGGTTTATTGCACTGAAATTGCAAATGTCAACTCAAGTTTATTGCTTCTTGACTAGATAATTTAACATTTGCAGATGTTATCTGAGCATAGCTAAAATTTCGCTCTTTCAGGTCATTGAGAGTGATGTTCAACCTAGTGATCTATGTACTCGTCGTGAGTATGCTCGTTGGTTAGTTTCTGCTAGCAGTGCTCTTTCAAGGTATGCATTTTCTTGTCTGTTTTTCTTGTTTGTTGAGGATCAGGCATTGATAACTGAACTTCATCAATATAAATGCTTATTGAATGTTTACAACCCCTATGGTTCATTTCTGTTATTTGCAGGAATGCAGTTTCGAAAGTATATCCTGCTATGTATATAGAAAATGTCACTGAACTTGCATTTGATGATGTAACACCTGAAGACCCTGACTTCTCAAGCATTCAAGGCTAGTATATCATCTCAAAGTCATAAACTGTGATTATATGCTTATATTTGGACTAAATGTAGGAAGAGAAGCTCCCTTGTTGGTTTCACAGATGTCAGATGATTATTTCAGGCTTAGCAGAAGCTGGACTTATCTCAAGCAAGCTTTCAAGGCGTGACATGCTTTCTTCTATAAATGATGATCAGAGTTCCTTCTGTTTCTCACCTGAAAGGTGACAATGCAATACATGCCCTACTTTTGTAAGACTTCCTTGAAGGTTAACATTCTGAAATTTACCATCTGATGGAGAACATGGCAAGTCTATACTGATTAACATGAATATGATGGAGATTGATCCTTTTTTTTtggtgtgtgtttgtgtgtgtgaaATGGAGCTTCTCTGAACTGATCATTTTCGTTATAAGTCATTAGGAAAGGTCTAGTCTCTTGGTTGTTGTGTGTTTACTACGCCTCTTTAATTTATGCTCAGCATTATTAGAATATTATTTTGATTCTCCTTTTTTCCATCCTCTAGACTTTATGAATGATGTATGTGTTATAATGCCATATGAATGCAGTAAAGTTGCATTGATATAATTTCTCCCgttttgcttttcctttttcctctttTTAATCAAGTTTTTTATATTGCAGCCCTCTATCACGTCAGGATCTTGTCAGTTGGAAGATGGCACTAGAAAAAAGACATCTCCCAGAAGCTGACAGAAAGGTTAATTAATCCAAACATTGGTTTCTGCTTGTTCCATATAGCTGCATATGCAGTTAATATCAGTTTGCTGAATCATTGTGCTCATGGACAGATCCTGCACGAACTTTCTGGTTTTATAGACATTGATAAAATTAACCCAGATGCATGGCCTGCCATCTTGGCTGACCTATCTGCTGGAGACCAAGGAATAATGGCACTTGCATTTGGTTAGTCAAACTGCCTTCTAATAGCTTTTTGTGACTATTTGCTGTAAAAATAATGGTAAAATGTTAAGAGTTACTTGAATGATAGGTTACACAAAGCTGTTCCAGCCAGACAAGCCAGTAACAAAAGCCCAAGCAGCTATTGCTCTTGCAACTGGTGAGGCTTCTGACATAGTCAGTGAGGAGCTTGCTCGTATTGAAGCGGAGTCTATGGCAGAAAATGCTGTTGCTGCGCATAGTGCTTTAGTGGCTCAAGTAGAGAAGGATATCAATGCAAGTTTTGAGAAAGAGCTTTCCATTGAAAGGGAAAAAATCAATGCTGTGGAGAAATTAGCTGAAGAAGCAAGGCAGGAATTGGAAAGGTTAAGAGCTCAGAGAGAGGAAGAAAATCTTGCCTTAATGAAGGAACATGCTGCTGTTGAATCGGAGATGGAAGTTCTCTCAAAGTTAAGGCGTGAAGTGGAGGAGCAGTTACAGAACCTTATGAGTAACAAGGTTGAGCTGTCATATGAAAAGGATAGGATTAGCAAACTTCAGAAAGAAGCAGAGCATGAAAACCAGGAAATTGCTCGATTACACTATGAGCTGGAGGTAGAACGAAAAGCCTTGTCCATGGCCAGGTAAGACATTGACCAGTTTTATTCCCCCCAGATGCAATATATTTGGTTAGCATTTAATGTCAATGCCATGGTGAATAAGCTGGTCAAAAACATAAAATAATGATGATACAGATTACAAAAtgcaaattaattttttatatgtatatgtttcaGATTTAAGAATATATGTTGAGTAACATATTTTGCATACTGTGGTTCATGAATTAATTTCTACTTTCCACTATTAAACTTAAAACCTCTGTCCAATCAGTCAGCATCCTCTCAGTTGAGGCAGAGCCCAGATACCATACCCATAATAATTCTAAAGAGCAAATTATGTAACTATGTCGCATAACTTGTTTTGGTCTTTCACATGGTGACCTCAAAAACAAAATGCTCATGATTTCTGATACTTTTGATTAAAGTTCTGTTAGACTCCAATACAGTACGTTTATTcccatttatttttgttttcagtgttAAAAGTACTTTGAATGTTGCCTTCTGTGGATTCTTACCCAAAAACCTGGGGAGGTCACTTGCACATAACTGATTTAGTGATCATGATATGGAGAGAATCCGCCATAATGACATGGATTGGCAAGCTTGTGGTCAATGATGGCTTGAGCATTTTCCATCATGGGAGAGTGAGTAGCAGTTCTCTTGCTGTATTTACAGCATTTACCTCTGTAATGTACGAGGTGATTTTATGAAAATAAGTTTAGCTGATTCTTTACACTAAAGATTTGGTCTGCACAATTGaataaaaactttttttttaagCAATGTATATTTGTAGTGAGGGTAAACTTGTTTAAAATTTGTTACTGTTAATCATGGTTTCAACATCCAAGTATTTGTTTCAACATCCTTGGCATTGGCAAAGCCAGGATGGGGCTCATTATAATATTCCCAAGTTTTATATTTCTTCCGAACTTCTGTTTCAATGTTGTAATATACTTCAAACCATGGTTGTAAATGATCCATCTGATTTCTGATTTTCAACATTCAGGGCTTGGGCCGAGGATGAAGCAAAAAGAGCGAGAGAACAGGCAAAGGCACTGGAGGAGGCTAGAGATCGGTGGGAGAGGCATGGCATCAAGGTCATTGTTGATAGTGATCTCCGTGAAGAGGCCTCCACTGGAGTTACATGGCTCAATGCTGGAAAGCAGTTCTCCATCGAAGGAACCATTAGCAGGGCTGAGAACTTGGCGGACAGGCTCAAAGCGATGGCAGCTGAAGTAAGAGGGAAGTCCAGAAATATAATTGAGAAGGTAATCCAGAGAATACTCTGGTTGATATCAATTCTGAGGGAGCGGGCATCTGAAGCAGGCAAGTGGACAGGAGAATTTAAAGATGCCACCATTTTGAAGGTGAGGGGATCAGCACAAGAATTACAGCAAAGTGCATCAGAATTTAGTTTAGCCCTTAAAGAAGGGGCAAAAAGAGTTGCAGGAGATTGCAGGGAAGGAGTCGAGAAAATAACCCAGAAATTTAAAAcatgatttcttcttcttcttcttcttcttcttaggcAACTGGCTGGTGAGAAGTCAGTGTTGTAATTTTGATTGTTCGTCATATTCCTCCCCCTGCTTGTATGAAGTGTGGGTTTAAGTTGACCCAATAAGAAGAGCACAATCCAGGTTGGGGGATTGTACAATTGTGTATGATGTAAAGAAAACTTGAAGTTTGCATGCATGCGTTTAAAGTGGTGTGGACCAGTTTAGAAGGTAAAACTGAAATCAGTTTACTGATTGCAGGTAGGAAGGTGAAAGAGAATAtaacatatacacacacacacacacccatattcttatttttattttttcatgtttaataatatttgataaaaacagaaaatataatagattttttttttttcaaacaaaatcttTAATCCAAATAGATTCTTaggctgttttgatttttctggTGCCTATTTGACACGTGAAAActgttaggaaaaaaaaaaacgtagAATCAATGAAAAAATTTGAACTTTCATATTATcaacattttatttttcatttttaataatgaaaaataaaatttctttaatTCTTCTCTTCTTGTCATATGCGAGGAAGAAAggaaaaaacaagaagaaaagtcATGTTCTCTGTATCAAATGtcattaagaatgaaattttaatatgatgaaaaattaagtaaaattaaatattaatgagaTATAAAATTAAACATATGTTCAtcaatttgttatatatttttatttgctttctcacttttcttaacaactaaacatggaaaatagaaaatttagCATATTTAGACAAAGTACAATTACAAAACTACACTAAAATTTACCAAAATTTCGTAAAttcaaatcataagcctttaacTCTATGATTTCAAACATAGCATTATATTTAATAGCTCAAATTCCTACTACTAATTTAGTGGGTAAATTAGGACTATATAATACAaagttatattaaatttaatttaaatccacactatgaaaataaaattttcttacaaACACTCTTAAATTTAGGTGATGCTAGTTTGATCTAATGACTTTTAATATATATCTAAACTAATTGACTAAATAAGTAAATCAGTCAATTAAATAAGAAATTTAGAgatctattttttaattttattcctaataaaaaataaaaagacgaAATTCAACACTCAAATAGTTAAATTGAAAcaataaattttagtattttatttacaaattaattaaataaataaaacaagaaatatttttatttataaattgattaaaaataacaagaaatatttttttttttcacagttccaaaaatttatcttttttttttttaatccctcACCTTTCTTGTCATGAACCAAGACTTGCATTATATTACGACTtctcaggaaaataaataaattaattaaaagtatAAGAAGTTCAACGGTTAAAAAGAAGATTTGGTTCAATTTCAACATGAAAGCCACTCGCAACTTCCAGAAAAGTCCGGTGGGATGAGGAAGCTGCGGTGGAGGGAGCAGGTCTCTTGAGGGACTTCTCGCCGATGGCTGACGCGACTCTGGCCACCACAAAAGCATCTCGAAAGGGTTCGCCGGAAAATGGAAGCCGGCGAAGCCTTCAGCACTGAGGAGCCTCAATTCCCCCTCTTCCGTTGCTCTGATTCTTCTTGTTCTAATTTCAGTTTGAATAACTCAGAAAGCAGAGCAGAGTTGAGTGTATAAATAACCAGAAGAGAAACTCGATGGTCAAGTAAATTTGGAATTCCAAATTACATTCCGTCAGTTTCCAAATTACTAAATCTGGGTTCCCAAATTACATTCCGTAAATCGGCGGCAATAGTCATTTTTGTCTTTTCAATTTTACGGATTAAATCCCCAAAAAATTTTATGGTTATTTGCACTATATTTTCCTTTTTAAGGAAATCGTGAAATCAAGAAATGAATAGTGACGCTTGCATTTGGTTAGTCAAACTGCCTTCTGTAAGGATTGAAATTACACTATGGGTtagtatatttttaaatataataaattaaattaattaattattattatgattaataAGATTAGAAAATTAAATAGATTGATAGGTACGCTCATCTAGCTCATTTAATAAATGGATTGCTCATTTTTTACCCATATGATAAATTGGGTATGAGTTGCAATTACCACCTCTAATTATCCTTAGTCTATTTATTATAAACATAAAGGTAAAATGAATTTTGGATTTGCAAATTCATAAAAATACATAGGAgggtttagttgtgaaaaattattttcattttttattttaaa
The Malania oleifera isolate guangnan ecotype guangnan chromosome 13, ASM2987363v1, whole genome shotgun sequence DNA segment above includes these coding regions:
- the LOC131146976 gene encoding uncharacterized protein LOC131146976, producing the protein MSALTTAWSPSSCQLRLAFHCRRSPGIIVRTHAKMLDRQVRVFSLAQEGARDGNGVERRRTGDSWTSTNSSPDSFAGWSSSNGAGPSGEYRRRQWLTGIVGATVAGVVLFAGLTLATFSLSKRNTSRPKQQMEPLTPQEEVSLVCENLNSTVQDNGNESSSNGSKTNLDKNSSSSQEHDKSLIENRLNDGKDDVTSSAPNVILASNAVEAISNTSMPDDFQYESAFNDMSVASELPESEIINGSSRFKELDDSRTVSAKDLNPELKVNLVDTKFSDSSASDGTAPQEGLPGSREAETCEFLLDYSSASIAHTGEPLAVNISVNPEVDADLEPYIVSKHDVKTANPVSTEENLDLQMGLELSAKESDKSLEENNLNGSTTSGTTSLSALLHPVESEHENEITRSRKFYEVPMPQNSFSAGIPAPSVVSAALQVLPGKVLVPAVVDQVQGQALAALQILKVIESDVQPSDLCTRREYARWLVSASSALSRNAVSKVYPAMYIENVTELAFDDVTPEDPDFSSIQGLAEAGLISSKLSRRDMLSSINDDQSSFCFSPESPLSRQDLVSWKMALEKRHLPEADRKILHELSGFIDIDKINPDAWPAILADLSAGDQGIMALAFGYTKLFQPDKPVTKAQAAIALATGEASDIVSEELARIEAESMAENAVAAHSALVAQVEKDINASFEKELSIEREKINAVEKLAEEARQELERLRAQREEENLALMKEHAAVESEMEVLSKLRREVEEQLQNLMSNKVELSYEKDRISKLQKEAEHENQEIARLHYELEVERKALSMARAWAEDEAKRAREQAKALEEARDRWERHGIKVIVDSDLREEASTGVTWLNAGKQFSIEGTISRAENLADRLKAMAAEVRGKSRNIIEKVIQRILWLISILRERASEAGKWTGEFKDATILKVRGSAQELQQSASEFSLALKEGAKRVAGDCREGVEKITQKFKT